The DNA window atcgcaaaggctgcgatttggtcacatgactcgcgagagcaaatcagtctgcactccgcagagaaagcatcaacttagcacgctaacgctacgtcgtaccttgagctgatttctgtcattcaaacaactctgagttgtagtttaaaacttttacagccattttaataaaatgaagggttttattcgggctcgagtccatacatgcagttaatgaatacaggcacacagaactcaaggctcggtaggcaacgattagctctgattagcggttagctccggttagcagttagctagctccgttataaagatatgagtggaggagctgccactgagaggggtaacaatcagactgatgaatgacgttcggggagctttcacagcagtgtggccgcggtgtttcaacagttttattagtacagttaatcccacggcaagaacaccagcaactagctaacgtaacgatagcctctctgaacaagtgcacacggcagcacgcaacttcacgagggggaggggctggaggcagctcctctctgtgcactgtaaaaaaaaatacactgttgtgtgtatgtgtgtgtgtatgtatatatatatatactatatttttacttatttaactgtctagtgtctaattgtgtgttgttcatactataaaatgatttattgtttgtctttgttgaataatacagaagacaaagagcttaaaaaaataattgactatcgaatcgcaatcgcaatatttgggaaaaaaattgcaattagattattttcaaaaatcgttcagccctagaagCAACCCTAAAatttgaagcaaattgaacaTAGTGGCCAAACAGGGGAATTGTAACTTTATAGGCTACATCCATGGTGAAGAGGCATGTATACTAAAAGAACGATTTCGGGATTTTTTAATCGATATCAGTCACTCAAACACAGATggattttaattggagaatcaATTATTTCAACCCAGCCCAAGCAagctgtcacttttttttgtgtatcTTACCAAAACAAAAACCTCATTAAAAAAACCCTACTTTTCCaaaccttttgttttgtttcatgttATCAGCATTAAAGATCACAAACGCACAAACCTGCTAAACTGGGCACTCACTGTAGACATCTATCGTACTGTAGACATGCAAAAGCAAAATATCAAGCGTAAAGGCTTGTTtcacaaatacaaaacaattataTATTTCCTCAGAGACAGATATCTCCAACTAGTATACCACTAGTCagataaaaatatttaaatttggtTCAACCAAAGGCATTTATTCAATCAGCTAATATCAGCATCTTGGGTcaaaaattgaaaatgttatttcattaaaaaacgTGAGCGCTTATCCACTCCATGCAAGGACAGTTCAACCTCACagcttatatacacacacacacacacacacacacacacacacacacatacacacaccactgACTACTGCAGCTAGTCGATACACAGCATATTATCAACCCAATAACTACTCTGCTAGGACGCTGGAGGCATCTCTCCGTCCACATCAATACCAAACACGAGGTGATTTCCATTTTAGTAGCCACGGCAGATAATGCAGTGTGGATCCATACTCCGACACAAAGGCAAAAATGTgaacttttgtgtgtgtgtgtgtgtgtgtgtgtgtgtgtgtgtgcgtgcgtgcgtgcgtgcgtgtgtgtgaatggacCTACCTGAGAGAGTGTGGCGGGCAGAGGGCTCTGCTCTGTTTCTGAGTGCAGCCTCACACTGGCAGCTCTGCCTGGCTGCTGCCGCCTCTGATTGGACGGCTGGTAAAGGGCGGGTGTACTGGAGAGAGCCAATACTTGAGCTTTCTCTGATGAacccacacacaggcacagaggaGCTCATCATGTGCTCATTCAAACACTCTGTCCCATAGCGGGATTGATTTGAACCGCCAGCTTATTTCTCCCCGCTAGTAGAAAGAACGTTATAGTTATAGTTTGTTTTGAAgctacatttatatttaattcaagAGTTTGGGTTATAGTTGGACAAATAATTTGGTGTTTCTATAGGCCTGTTTTCTTGCTGCTtaaaacagaaaacattcaCCTAGATGGAAAGAGCCTGTGTGATAGCACTTCATTAATTTGGCAATGATTTGGATGTTCCAAATACATGTTTTGAATTTGTGAGCCAGCCATGCTTTAGTTTGGATCACAGGTTGTTGCTTTAAATATTACATGCTTTAATTCTTAACACGGAAGTCGATACACTTGTGCCCCATGCTCCACTGAGGGTCTGTGCCAAATTAGGTGGCGCTGTTTTTCTAACTTTTGAGGAGGCGCTACGTGGCACTTTTCTTGCAAAATCATGAAATATCATAGTTATTTTTCCAAACTACTCTGCTGAAAAGTAATGCAACGTTACTTAATTTCTCTTCTTCATCCACTATGGGACATAAGGCTGCAAATAGATCCCTCTATCACATTTATTCCTTGGCAACATGCTGCGTGTCTCCCTGTGACAAGTGCATCCTGTCTATCATCTATTATCGCACaaaaatctatatatatatatatatatatatatatatatatatatatatatatatatatatatatatatatatatgtgtatgtatgtatgtatgtatgtatgtatatatatatgtcactGTAACACTATATCATGTGTATCACTATAACAAAAGATGCatcctgggattcatttaaacttcaatttgtttgaaaaagtaataaaaaaaaaatgtattatttcacTAAAAGAGACAATTTTAtcattaatcgcaattatttctgagacaattaattgtccagcaaaatttggaattgttacaggcctaacaGGGcttgacattttgtacagtttacctgtttagattagattaaggCTTAAGTGATGCATAATTAAGTAGTCACATTAGTTTTGAGTGACTGgtagtgatgtccaaatgaagcctcatgaagcattttatttattctctGAGCCCACTTgatgtctctgtctgttcaaCGAAGGGTTGAAAGctcactgaattgccattccccaagctttttttctctttaaaccaagagagccatctagtgggctcaacAAATACACCTCATGGAAAGGAGGAATAATTATGactaaaaagtcatataaaaaaACCATGTCCAGGCAGTCAAGGCTGGTTACGaaaagtgaataaaaaggcCTTTAACTAACAGGGcaagacattaaaaatacaccaaTGCGTATCGGCTTGAGCCTTCATCAGGGTGTAGTGACACTCAGGGCCCTATCTTGTAAGCCttacgcaagtgtctttgctattttaagaccgatgcagttgtcaatttcccgtccagcgcccacgtcgtttcaATAGTAAACGCATGTGCGCctatctttgcgcccatgggcgtgctggtcttacggggaggtgtgttcaggtgcatgcttggcgtattgctatcttgatgcagcgggaagtgatcgtgccattgaccaaaaaaaagcaacatcaaCATGTCTTTCCAGAAACAATGTAGTTACGCTGGATAAGCCACAAACCCCTCAGTTGTCTTCCAAACTACTTCAGAGGTTGAGGTTACACTTTCTCCTGGATTTTTCTTTGTCCTTTTAAGGCTGTTCAGGAGAGAAGTGTTAACATCCACAATGTGTGACTGACTCTAGTCCATCCATGATGAGTAAAATATGAGTCATCTTatcaccacaaaaaaaaattcaattaatAAGACACGTGCATTCCTgttggaggaggagagaagaataTATTCACAAGTTGTTAAGTACACTTATCGAGCAAACGGAAAGACAGATTCACCGTGAACAATATAACAATGATTGGTTCTGCTTTTTTCACGTTTCAGGTTTTTGTCTTGCATACGAAATTGCCGTTATATAACTGTATCCTTTAAGCATGATGTCTCGGGTGCCACCTCGTTTTTTTTCCACCCTCCTCCATGTTTCATAATgccacagacagacggagaggaAAATAAAGCAACCAAGGACGAGTGTTACATGAGGAGCAGAACAATAACAGTCAGTTCACCCAGCTGTCTGTCCTCGTCTCCAAGCAAATGCAATTCAGAGCAAACCTGCTGTGCTGTACCTTTTTATGAGCTTATTGGTGTCTTTTTAAATTGTGATTTAAAACTGTGCACTTGTTTGGGTCCCAGCATTaggtcatttatttatttattacatttaaaataattctCAGATGGTACGTGTCATTTTTCGTTCTTGTAATTGAATTGGCTTCGGTGCTGAATACAGTCAAATAGTTAGTTGCATTAGTATGAAGGAACGTCTTTTCATGCTGTCAGGTACCACTGCCAAGAACAACACTGTCACCGTTAATTGATGAAGAAATATTTTTAATCACTGAAGGAAGTAAGTGCACACAGGCCAGTTAGTTTAAACAGTTTAAGTAGAAATTCAAACAACGTCATGTCTCGTTCACTGCGGCATGATTTACAcattcatttgaaaaaaaaggcaccactttaaaaaagccatactttATAAATGTTTCTAAGTTGAAACAAATAGGTTTATTAATAGTAAATACATGATCTAGGAAAGCTTTTTATATACATAACAAAGTGTGTGGGCTCCTGAACATCCCTCTTATCATTTTAAACCGTAGAACCAAAAAATGGTCAGGTTTTAACATTGTCTGTGCCCATGTTAATATGACTGTCTAATGAAACTAACTTGCCAGGAGGTGGCAATAAAGCTTTCTGAATCACCAACTGGCACAATGTCAGTAGCTGTCAGCTGCTTTCCTCAATTAGGACAGAGCACAGACATGGCAAGATAAGGTTTTTTTTGCAACGAATGGCACAAAAGGGAAAAGTTGTTGCCTTCCTATTGcataaaaaaagcaattttaGTAAGGCTGAGAAGCACTGTGTATTGGATTGCCAGCAGGTAATTTAGGCATTTACCAGTCCCTCCCTGATTTTGCAATGTCGCGATCGCAACAACCAATCACTGTGAATtcggtgcgactcgcaattttgaccaatcactgcaactattccgcaaatttgaccaataaccggagtttccatcgacttcaaccaatcacagaatgtatgacacgccaattcgtatgccattattgccgtgttatcaagacgcataatcgctttttagcatgtttatcaatgctgtttggcctccattgacttacattaccttgtgattgcTTGTGAATtcacgccgtagcgagtagtatgaaagggcgaaaatccgtgtagggaggttggtctgggtggtggatgggtcaaacataggactttcacccaggagaccgggtatcgtgtcccgcatgtcacatttcctaaagtcaaccgtcgctttcttcttttacccaagccaaccccgttcttcttttcctaaacccaaccgtagctttcttaTAACGATAACATGCCAAGTGgagtgtatgtttacgtccgctgtttACAGCGtacacgcagatagctcaaaatgcgtacagataacatgccacttggcttaagaaagtatgtttacgcaaagtcatgatgtcatgttgctctgagagccactgaccaagcgggagtgagaaccgGTTGAACACACGTACGTcgccaaattaatttccttgtttctgatatgaagacgaagtgtgactcgaacatctcacatttaccaacaaaacgtactgTAAAAGACCATGCAAAagatttcagaccgtcctgccaacctgtatacattttgacatcaatgtacgctgtaacgttttttcactctaaagtcgctgaaagctgctgctgttttaatcctgtCGACTCTCTGCAGCGGCcgggctgctgctcagttccctcCGGCGACTGacagtggatgcaggaaaaaccggagatgagacgtacacgatgacctaaattgaagacagctacgctcgttattgtaagtgcaatgataagtttaagtccaataagtacttcaTCAAaacgtatgaatgtgtgtcccaggccaggataggaaattaactaacaatgtaaagatcaacaagccactgacagccattttcatataccaacatttgcagcatcctgagactttttggtaaggttactaggaaaactcagcccagagtagttttattctccccgaaacaggtttccttttatttttaaagaactatacccAAAAAAATCGCAACTTCATTGGCACtaaaatacaatatacattgcaacttttattgcaattttttacaaaagctcccgcaaaatcaggcattttgggccgcaacaatctcaaaaaaaggccgcgaaatcctggagggactgatttacACACAAGATATGTTCAAATCTATAAAGACCTTCTTCAGCAACCTGGTTTCTCAACATTGAAGTTCCATCTCATCTTCCTGTTGAACAGAGcttcattttctccatattaATGCTGCCTGTGTTTGCAGACTCATCCACCCTCTGTCCCTGCGTGTAGGGACTGGGTTTCCCAGACTTGTGGGTGAATGTTGGCTTGTGGAACCCTAAATCCTCCCAGTTTGTGTAGGTATCTTCGATAATGTCTCTGCAGCCTGTAACCTTGGCAATACCCACTTTGGGTTGGAAGACTTTGCTGCTGTATCCCTCTGGGTGGTATGAGAGACACTCTTCCTCGCCACTTTCATTTTCACCAAATTGGGCCTCGTCATCATCATTATCGCTGTTGCCTATGATCACCAGCTCAGCTTGGATGTCTTCTTCGTCCTCGGCCTCAGCGTTCTTATAGCCCATGAAGATCATGGTGACGGGATCTGATTCTAGCTCCTCTGGCAAGGTGTTGACGAGGTTCAGAGAGGCGATACTCTCTGCACAGAAGGGTGACTGTCTGTTAAAATCACCGGAGCTCTCTATCAAGGCATCAGGATCAACGTCATACTTGTGGCTGGCTTGTGAAGGACTGCGGCTATCAACAACCCTGTAGGATGGCTGTATGGGTGCTGGCATTCCTTCTGACCTGGCTTTGACTGAGACAAGAGTTGCCGAGTGTTGACTGCCCGCATCCATCTTGCTGTTGCTAAATCCTTGTGGAGTTTTAGCACCCAAAAGAGGCTGTGAAATCAGATGCCTGTCACCAGTTGATTGTCCTGGAATGTGGCAGTAGGGCAGTTTGGTTTCTTCTCTACGTCTTTGGACTCTTGACTCTGAGTCTTGTTGGATGAAGCTTGGGCTGGGTGTTTTGCTTGGGGTTTTCCATCGCTCCAGGTCTTGGCTGCACTGGCTTTCCTCCCTGAGGATTTGAGCTCTGGGGCTGGGTGTTGGGGTTTGTCTCGTTGTTTTATTTGGTGTCCTGGGTGTTGAAGGTGTGCTGCTCGCTGTGTATGGTAAAGAGTAGACAGGCTGATGGTACTGCACCTCAGTGGGCACGCTCTTATCTGTGGCCTGATGCAGCAGCTCTTCTACCTCTGTGGACGACATCTCTCCAactgctccattgtgcatttTGCCTCCGTCTGGGTGCAGTGCATATACGGACTTGCGGCCATCATCATACACCTTTAACCCCCTCTCCTGCATGGTTTCTGGGGTGATGGTTGCTGTAGAGACCACCTGACTTTTGCCTGTTCTCTTATCATGCTCCACACTAATCTCCATCGCAAATGTAGCTGGAATGGAGAAAAGACTTAGATGAAGGTCTTTGGACAAAGACTAGAAGGTACATTTAGTTCAATGACATGTCTTGATACATTGAACATTTCTTGATGttatattctcattttcataaaaaggtaaaaacaagGCATGCTTGTAAAACTTGCATAATGCTGTTTTACATAAAATACTTGCTTATACAttgctttttaatttaatttcaaagAGAAAAAGGGCCGGTTCACAGTGATGATTTGCAGGCTGCAAATAGTGCCAACAGACTCATGTTTTGACACTAAGTTGTCTTCATCAGattcaaatatacaaatatagtCAACCCTAGAATAGGTGTACATTTGTCATTGGCTCAGAGGCTGAACAGAATTTTAAATCTATAGGATATTTGATCCTCTTTTAATTATACTTAACACATATGTACAGGTGGAAAAAATACAAATCTAAAATCCCAGATAAACTGCAGCAGAGCAGCTTGTGCATATGCTGAAATGTCTTTGTGAGATGGTCGATTTGTGACGAACAATAAGATGTGTCTGAACACAAAACTGCAACGTACACACAAAACTTTGCACAACGTCAAAGAAAAGCTTCACTATGGAGGTATGTCTACATCAAGCAGACTGCAGGATAAATCTGGGTGGAGAGTTTTCCCCATTtgccaccactgaggtgccttTGAGCAATGCCCTTAACCCAATCCGCTCCAGTGGAGCAGCTCaatggccagcagatcagactgtggttgtactgggcatcTTACAGACAGACAATGTAGCATCCATAATAATGATTAAGACAGCTGGGCCTTACGCCTTACCAAATGTTGGCTGTTATGCAGTTATGTGCTTGCTCAGGGGAGTGAGGTTGAAGGGATTTAGCTGTTTTTACAGTATAGTGTTGAGGTGTTTTACGGCAGACAGAGGTCTCTACCAAAACGACAAGAAAACGCCATGGTGGACACAAATCGTTTTCacacaaaatcaacattttaaaaagtagaCGTAGTCTAAGTTCTGGGAAATAGAAAGAACTCGCACCCTCTCCTTCGAGGTAGTGACATAGTCAGTAACTGCTTCACAAAGAGGCATACTGGATTCATCCTCTTAACACAGTTAAACCCTTTGGCCTTGCTGGAGAACTTTCCTCTAATTGTTGATACTAGAGTGCCCGTTTGGAGTGTATGCCTGTTTGGAACTGGCCGATTGCTTGGATTCTCATCTGGAGATACGGTGTGTCCCCTTTTTTTCCGTCTAGCCAGCACACATCCAGGTAGTTATGTGGCCCGGGCGGGGAAAGCAGGGAGCCTGTCTCAGCCTGCTAGGGAAGCTGCTACAGCACGCCGCTGTAACATTACGGAGTATGAAGACCGAAAATCCATGGGTaagagttatttatttatttgattaggacaatgcacattaatcaacatttctgtaaatacgccagtgttagccagatgGCTagttttcaactgtagtcctagttacctagcatgcatgtcttttatGGTGGAAGGAAACCCACGcgaacacggggagaacatgcccAAACTCCACACAGCCTGGACGGGGAACTCTGCAGTGCtaacttgctgtgaggcagaagtgctgcccgtgtaaggaggcaggttagtgtggtggatgagtcaaacaacacaggactttcacccaggaaactgAGTTTTGTTGCAGAGCCATTAGATATCTATTTAATATCTGATAAAGACACAGTGGCATCAAAACGTAACTCTGTTTGCACTATTGAGGGCTGCAACTCAGTTAGTGTGCTCCAGTCTTTTTCCCTGTGATGAAAACATTGCTGTCTCTGATGATTGACTTCAGCAAAGTTCCAAAATGGCAGGCATGGAGTTAATGTTCAGTTCTCCTCATAGTGGAATCTAATTTGCATCCTGGTGAAATGTAAAATTACAGCTTTTAAAATGATGGAACCACGAGGCATTTTCAGTCTTAACCAGACAGCTGTGCCTAAAGAGCACACAATGTTTTTTCTATCCCATAGTGTACCACTTGTCTCATCACATTTTCAACAGATACCAGGGTTTTCCCCAGAAAAGACGAGGGCCCGGCTGGGGCCAGTAACAATGTAGCATcaatgtagagcccaatagtttctgtgacaAGAGAATCATGGGCGGAATCGTGAAATTGAGGatttaaaaagctataagacagattccataggggctatacattaagtcagtgctaaaagctaactggagatgtgaaaatatgactatgtctaagtttccaacgagccgccccactgtaactacgtcttaaaaatacattcaaaAATTTCCCcccagtggcttaggcctggtggAGGGAAACTTAGGCccggtgggccaccaggcttgaATACTCCTGACAGTCGATCAATCAGCAAAACAGAAACTGATTTCAGCATATGCAGTAGTAATACCACGCCTGTCTACCCATACCTTTCTTTGGTTCTTCACTGGCAGGCTGATATAAAGGAGGCTTTTTTGTTGGTGTCATGATGAATGATGGGATATCTGGGAGTGGTGAGGGGGCATGATGTTTCACATCTGAGGAGACAAATCTGACCAGTGAAATATAAGAACACACTATAAACGCAAAGAGAAGCTGTGTTTGCTAAAAGATTATCAGTAACACGTTCTAATAACCAACAttaacacattttacatttatagttAATTGAACTTTAGTCAATAGTTGttttaatgaaaacaaacaataaaatgttattaaattaaTTGACCTATTATTAGTAATGGTAAAACATTAGTTTTAGTTATATCACATATTAGTTTATAAATATACACattaacacaacaacacaactcagcaatcacaactttattttaaaatatattaatcACACATAATTCAAAATGCAGGGGTAGG is part of the Sander lucioperca isolate FBNREF2018 chromosome 23, SLUC_FBN_1.2, whole genome shotgun sequence genome and encodes:
- the LOC116050131 gene encoding palmdelphin-like; this translates as MEEADLLKERLQAITDKRRIQENIAKKRRQIEEEKLKLQYIKKKALREQWLMDGLSKQSEEEQEAMRLQAQDEQQKSDHLQSNILRIEKEIEALETQELNISANEEVVLKRLKEVERTAEDIIKELNAEFQADVKHHAPSPLPDIPSFIMTPTKKPPLYQPASEEPKKATFAMEISVEHDKRTGKSQVVSTATITPETMQERGLKVYDDGRKSVYALHPDGGKMHNGAVGEMSSTEVEELLHQATDKSVPTEVQYHQPVYSLPYTASSTPSTPRTPNKTTRQTPTPSPRAQILREESQCSQDLERWKTPSKTPSPSFIQQDSESRVQRRREETKLPYCHIPGQSTGDRHLISQPLLGAKTPQGFSNSKMDAGSQHSATLVSVKARSEGMPAPIQPSYRVVDSRSPSQASHKYDVDPDALIESSGDFNRQSPFCAESIASLNLVNTLPEELESDPVTMIFMGYKNAEAEDEEDIQAELVIIGNSDNDDDEAQFGENESGEEECLSYHPEGYSSKVFQPKVGIAKVTGCRDIIEDTYTNWEDLGFHKPTFTHKSGKPSPYTQGQRVDESANTGSINMEKMKLCSTGR